The following are encoded in a window of Thiospirochaeta perfilievii genomic DNA:
- a CDS encoding BACON domain-containing protein, whose translation MKRILLLPIVSVSLLLVLTCNISNPKTDEITEESSDVVEIILDDEVTLSDGYILTSLNPTLNITEALTNTATITLLKGIGVNYPYEIVNSLDWLSFSNLTGVVDSDKEIITAYVDFKQFTPQEIKEGSITIKSNEQTIILPVIAQNYFYSDTNTVLEVDHNIFTIYNESDEDLSFNISNSYQGGCMVYSFSSDEDWIEFDLPPGYILGTESVDVPVFIDWDSIEDKLLTRGHITVSNNVDPIQTETITIKARSEPELYVNKNTLTQKSNTSNSNTFEVGNILALSLPYTISSDKDWVSFNQSSGSVIKGTNDIIEVYIDYTEFIEDLSKNATIYIDSDFGNETINLTATGYPSYKTSTINIYMKSIEVPTSVIEITNTGSGVSEYNLSTDYSFLHLSNNHGFLNYGESVEINISADFELLDWDVYTYGEIELEINGEQKTFKINTMRQVDPEQDPRMFVNRSSINIDINSNTSESFSIANRGTGNMSYNINASDSWIQLSNNSGLLAADQIDNLSFTIDHGLLGSDTSGYIQITTNGVYSNNHMINISIE comes from the coding sequence ATGAAACGTATTTTACTATTACCCATTGTCTCTGTATCTTTATTACTAGTTTTAACCTGTAATATATCTAACCCTAAAACCGATGAAATCACCGAAGAATCTAGCGATGTTGTTGAAATCATATTAGATGATGAAGTGACTCTATCTGATGGTTATATATTAACCTCCCTTAATCCAACACTTAATATAACTGAAGCTTTAACTAATACAGCAACAATAACTCTGCTTAAAGGTATTGGTGTTAATTATCCCTATGAGATAGTCAACTCTCTTGATTGGTTATCCTTTAGTAACCTTACAGGTGTTGTAGACAGTGACAAAGAGATTATTACAGCTTATGTTGATTTTAAACAATTCACCCCTCAAGAAATAAAGGAAGGTTCTATAACTATTAAATCTAATGAACAGACTATTATACTTCCTGTAATAGCTCAAAACTATTTCTATAGTGATACAAACACTGTTCTAGAAGTAGATCACAATATATTCACTATCTATAATGAGTCAGATGAAGATCTATCTTTTAACATAAGTAATAGCTATCAAGGCGGTTGCATGGTTTACTCTTTTTCATCAGATGAAGATTGGATTGAGTTCGACCTTCCACCTGGTTATATACTAGGAACAGAATCTGTAGATGTCCCTGTTTTTATAGATTGGGATTCTATAGAAGACAAACTTCTTACTCGTGGTCATATAACAGTCTCTAATAACGTTGACCCAATACAGACTGAGACCATTACAATAAAGGCCAGATCAGAACCGGAACTGTATGTTAACAAGAACACATTAACGCAAAAAAGTAATACCAGCAACTCTAATACCTTTGAAGTTGGCAATATATTAGCGTTGTCACTACCTTATACTATCTCTTCCGATAAAGATTGGGTTTCTTTCAATCAATCATCAGGTAGTGTAATAAAAGGCACAAACGACATAATAGAAGTATATATTGATTATACCGAATTCATAGAAGACCTTTCTAAGAACGCAACTATTTATATAGACTCTGACTTTGGTAATGAAACAATTAATCTAACAGCAACAGGTTATCCTTCCTATAAAACCTCTACAATCAATATATATATGAAAAGTATAGAAGTACCTACATCCGTAATTGAAATAACAAATACAGGGTCTGGTGTATCCGAATATAACTTATCTACCGATTATTCTTTCTTACATCTTTCTAATAACCATGGGTTTTTAAACTATGGTGAGTCTGTAGAGATTAACATCTCTGCAGACTTTGAATTATTAGACTGGGATGTATATACCTACGGAGAAATAGAACTTGAAATAAATGGAGAGCAAAAGACTTTCAAAATTAATACTATGAGACAGGTTGATCCAGAGCAAGACCCTCGAATGTTTGTAAATAGGAGTTCAATAAACATTGATATTAACTCAAACACAAGTGAATCATTTTCTATTGCGAATAGAGGTACTGGAAATATGTCATATAATATAAACGCTTCTGATTCATGGATTCAATTATCTAACAATTCTGGTTTATTGGCTGCAGACCAAATAGATAACTTATCATTTACTATAGATCATGGTTTATTAGGTTCTGATACTAGTGGGTATATTCAAATTACTACAAATGGTGTTTATAGTAATAATCACATGATAAATATTTCTATTGAGTAG
- a CDS encoding ATP-binding protein, which produces MRYYVVRALWGDTDKSEDFVKEGIWENGYGEEKYSLTVSSITPGDILILARPGREIFNVGICTRNENDFKKVIVNWFEGFVAVDAGKAISPYMRTINKLGSDDFWTGIKSKLYSVNPDLEQFLQNLDDIDQIENTRINNISLGWFKFFGEKTTFNLSGKNMLLYGENGSGKTSFSDAIRFIANTSIEPNTSVEYYKNIFAGDTDEFHVGIELSNNDEFIVDSVESIQPHTVLQHLAFINPFITYKDIIQIYFREIEQEGTRNLYHFFKVILDDYPVGTDSRITRLADLSGIEYFNKLTELVLGLKELANQFLEEFKEDIFIEDFKADSFDKKITLELTFKDKDVPEYQTFLNEAKLTALGLSVFFAAIVQKYSVYDTECKILVLDDLLVSLDMGHRMAVLDIVTKNHFEHYQKIILTHERGFFNLFKSQLNSKEWAFYEMYEKANDEKGCSFPYVLPSLDFLTKAKIALDEKDFDCCANLLRKETEKICTDYLVNINKKNGQPMSLEELLGNLKRCLKNDNTISSDLKRDITKIVDEILLFKRFILNPFSHANSNSPLYKKELTEAMEIITGFKTAIENV; this is translated from the coding sequence ATGAGATATTATGTAGTTAGAGCTTTATGGGGAGATACTGATAAGAGTGAAGATTTTGTTAAAGAAGGTATTTGGGAGAATGGATATGGTGAAGAAAAATATTCTTTAACTGTTAGTAGTATTACCCCAGGAGATATTCTCATTTTAGCAAGACCAGGTAGAGAGATATTTAACGTAGGTATTTGTACTAGAAATGAGAATGATTTTAAAAAAGTTATAGTTAATTGGTTCGAAGGATTTGTTGCTGTTGATGCTGGAAAAGCCATTAGTCCATATATGAGAACTATTAATAAACTAGGTTCTGATGATTTTTGGACTGGAATTAAAAGTAAACTATATAGTGTAAACCCTGACTTAGAACAGTTTTTACAGAATTTAGATGATATTGATCAAATAGAAAATACCAGGATTAATAATATTTCACTTGGTTGGTTTAAGTTCTTTGGTGAAAAAACTACTTTTAATTTGTCTGGAAAAAATATGCTTCTTTATGGAGAGAATGGAAGTGGGAAGACATCTTTTTCAGATGCAATTAGATTCATTGCAAATACAAGTATAGAACCTAATACTTCGGTAGAATATTATAAAAATATATTTGCAGGTGATACAGATGAGTTTCATGTTGGTATTGAGTTAAGTAACAATGACGAGTTTATTGTAGATAGTGTTGAATCTATACAACCCCATACCGTTTTACAACATTTAGCATTTATTAATCCATTTATAACATATAAAGATATAATACAAATATACTTTAGAGAGATAGAACAAGAGGGGACAAGAAATCTTTACCATTTCTTTAAAGTTATACTAGATGATTATCCAGTTGGAACAGATTCTAGAATAACTCGTTTAGCAGATTTATCAGGTATAGAATATTTTAATAAATTAACTGAGTTAGTTTTAGGGTTAAAAGAACTTGCAAATCAATTTTTAGAAGAGTTTAAAGAAGATATCTTTATAGAAGATTTTAAAGCTGATTCTTTTGATAAGAAAATAACTTTAGAATTAACATTTAAAGATAAGGATGTTCCTGAGTATCAGACCTTTTTAAATGAAGCAAAACTAACAGCATTAGGTTTAAGTGTTTTTTTTGCAGCAATAGTTCAGAAATATAGTGTATATGATACGGAGTGCAAGATATTGGTGCTTGATGACCTTTTGGTTAGTCTTGATATGGGGCATAGAATGGCTGTACTTGATATTGTAACCAAGAATCATTTTGAACATTATCAGAAGATTATTTTAACCCATGAGAGGGGATTTTTTAACTTATTTAAGAGTCAACTTAACTCAAAAGAGTGGGCTTTTTATGAGATGTATGAGAAAGCTAATGACGAAAAGGGATGTTCATTTCCATATGTATTGCCATCATTAGATTTTCTAACTAAGGCTAAAATTGCACTAGATGAAAAAGATTTCGATTGTTGTGCTAATTTATTACGAAAAGAAACAGAGAAGATATGTACTGATTACTTAGTGAATATTAACAAGAAAAATGGACAACCAATGTCTTTAGAAGAATTACTAGGTAATTTGAAGAGATGCTTAAAAAATGATAATACAATAAGTTCTGATCTCAAGAGAGATATTACAAAAATTGTAGATGAAATATTGTTATTTAAGCGTTTCATTTTGAATCCGTTCTCCCATGCAAACTCTAATTCTCCTTTGTATAAAAAAGAACTGACTGAAGCTATGGAAATTATTACTGGTTTTAAAACTGCTATAGAGAATGTATAG
- a CDS encoding DNA/RNA non-specific endonuclease: MRKIILVLILFIFFNLFAQLEIPEITKSTAVITRDNYTLQYNEQHEQADWVAYELLKSEIINDIDRTDNFREDPLVKTGSASLSDYKGSGYDRGHLAPAADMKLNKDSMSDSFYMSNMSPQLPSLNRGRWKNLEELVRSWVYVYGAAYIVTGPILNRNDFPSIGPNKVSIPDYYYKAILLFKNNQWQVIGFVLPNIEGKNKYALQTYIYSIDELEQLLGFDLYPSLEDSIENMIEANVNLDLWSFNITSFPKTYIDQEQTSNISETYWINSNSMTRHNSSCKYYNNTKSGYFTDKEEGKPCSTCGG, from the coding sequence TTGAGAAAAATAATACTAGTTCTTATTCTATTTATATTCTTCAATCTATTTGCTCAGCTGGAAATCCCTGAGATAACTAAATCTACTGCGGTAATTACTAGAGATAATTATACCCTTCAATATAATGAACAGCATGAACAGGCTGACTGGGTTGCTTATGAACTTTTAAAATCAGAAATAATCAATGATATCGATAGAACGGACAACTTTCGGGAAGATCCATTGGTTAAAACAGGATCCGCTTCTTTATCTGATTATAAAGGTTCAGGTTACGATAGAGGTCATCTTGCTCCTGCTGCTGATATGAAACTTAATAAAGATTCCATGTCAGACTCATTTTATATGAGTAATATGTCTCCTCAACTTCCTTCTCTAAACAGAGGTCGTTGGAAAAATTTAGAAGAACTAGTTCGTTCCTGGGTTTATGTATATGGAGCAGCTTATATTGTTACAGGTCCTATATTAAATAGAAATGATTTTCCTTCTATAGGTCCAAATAAGGTATCTATCCCTGATTACTATTATAAGGCTATTCTTCTATTTAAAAACAATCAGTGGCAAGTTATTGGTTTTGTCCTCCCAAATATAGAAGGTAAGAATAAATATGCTCTACAAACATATATTTACTCTATTGATGAACTTGAACAACTTTTAGGTTTTGACCTATATCCCTCTTTAGAAGACTCAATTGAAAATATGATAGAGGCTAATGTTAATTTAGATTTATGGTCTTTCAATATTACTTCTTTCCCTAAGACATATATTGATCAAGAACAAACTTCTAATATTTCGGAAACATATTGGATTAACAGCAACTCTATGACACGTCATAACAGTAGTTGTAAATATTACAATAATACCAAGTCTGGTTATTTTACTGATAAAGAAGAAGGTAAACCATGCTCAACGTGTGGGGGTTAA
- a CDS encoding metal-dependent hydrolase: MTSSSHIAAGTIITAIIASLFSINIFQSIGYIITVAFFSIFPDIDHTHSILGRLLRPISSYLVRHYGHRTITHSLIFFIPLSIVIARFNKELALIIFLSLLVHSILDASTLNGVALFYPISKRTCVVPGNPDYRIKTGSRSEVLMVILFVIIGVMLKPLYAHGFWDTLRFKISPFEKITVNILESINNSFTVDFSFNGERQILNVVALSGDKKKLYCLDLYTDKVVELYDNSSLTTINSITNIGFADVEVINSSLLTDIYTSHHQIVITSDSPLSITYFSNGFNHEDNGYQFILWNSNIVSLISDRTDKKEKELIKYKRDLVLLNNSLNTYIYQYDELLIKKDNLLKMRASLNLNSNLYVYDEKLQIINTDIKNIKKLKEAAEDNSLNTSLLINQLTTELESLKPNITTQSINYKIILK, encoded by the coding sequence GTGACGTCCTCCAGCCATATTGCAGCCGGTACAATAATAACAGCCATCATAGCTTCTCTCTTTTCTATCAATATATTTCAGTCTATTGGTTATATAATAACTGTAGCTTTCTTTTCCATATTTCCTGATATAGATCACACCCATAGTATTCTAGGTCGTCTGCTCCGCCCTATTAGTTCATACCTGGTTCGTCACTATGGGCATAGGACTATAACTCACTCTCTAATCTTTTTTATTCCTTTATCCATAGTTATTGCTAGGTTCAACAAAGAGTTAGCTTTAATAATATTTTTATCTCTACTGGTTCACTCAATCTTAGATGCCTCCACTCTTAATGGTGTTGCTTTATTCTATCCTATATCTAAACGGACTTGTGTTGTCCCTGGTAATCCTGATTACAGAATAAAAACAGGTTCAAGGTCTGAAGTCCTTATGGTTATACTATTTGTGATAATAGGTGTTATGTTAAAACCTCTATATGCTCATGGTTTTTGGGATACTCTTAGATTTAAAATATCTCCTTTCGAAAAAATTACTGTTAACATACTTGAATCTATTAATAACTCATTTACTGTAGATTTCTCCTTTAATGGAGAAAGACAGATTCTAAATGTAGTTGCTCTATCAGGAGACAAGAAGAAACTTTACTGTTTAGATCTTTATACAGATAAGGTTGTTGAACTGTATGACAACTCATCTTTGACTACTATCAACTCAATTACCAATATAGGCTTTGCTGATGTAGAAGTAATAAATAGTTCTCTACTTACTGATATTTATACTTCCCATCATCAAATAGTAATAACCTCAGACTCTCCACTATCTATTACATATTTCTCAAATGGTTTTAACCATGAAGATAATGGGTATCAGTTTATTCTTTGGAACTCAAATATTGTAAGTTTAATATCAGATAGAACAGATAAGAAAGAGAAGGAGTTAATTAAATATAAACGTGACTTAGTTTTATTAAATAACTCACTTAATACTTACATTTATCAATACGATGAGCTGCTAATTAAAAAGGATAATTTACTTAAAATGAGAGCATCATTAAATCTAAACTCAAACCTATATGTCTATGATGAAAAACTACAGATTATTAATACAGATATAAAGAATATTAAGAAGCTTAAAGAAGCTGCAGAAGATAATTCCTTAAACACATCACTTCTTATTAATCAGCTAACAACAGAACTAGAAAGTTTAAAACCAAATATAACTACTCAATCTATAAATTACAAAATCATATTAAAGTGA
- a CDS encoding BT4734/BF3469 family protein: MINELDLSKYQIPWFVGVKQSQIVNHSTIFNILDGIKTSYITETNKLRSFKPDSIEKADYKKTLNGVVFSANFYNYRRKDQLKNYYSLIVLDIDKLDKRLHEKHLNQLKSDKYVQSAWTSPSGDGIKGIVFLNYQYVYDDVVEAHKNAYNQLRSYFWNRYNIILDENCNDITRLCFVSHDPNIHIKDTFSLYRIFKEESISNPSDKKNVSKATKPFRYFEYKDMVISQNSELEELKREKYKYNRRSMQRIYKYLVKRSRSITATYHRWVFVALALSTTFPYLTARKYFIKLCRLDGHKHDEVASFKLFDDCYKKNKGEYNYSSIVYYAKEQGYYGSEKKQSTED; this comes from the coding sequence GTGATAAATGAACTTGATTTAAGCAAATATCAAATTCCTTGGTTTGTAGGTGTAAAGCAGAGTCAAATTGTAAATCATAGTACTATTTTTAATATATTAGATGGAATTAAGACATCATATATTACCGAGACTAATAAACTTAGATCTTTTAAGCCTGATAGTATTGAAAAAGCAGACTATAAAAAGACTTTGAATGGAGTTGTTTTCTCTGCTAACTTCTATAATTATAGACGAAAAGATCAGTTAAAAAACTATTACTCTTTAATTGTATTAGATATAGATAAGCTAGACAAAAGATTACATGAAAAACATCTTAATCAGTTAAAAAGTGATAAATATGTTCAAAGTGCATGGACTTCTCCGTCTGGTGATGGAATAAAAGGCATAGTCTTTTTGAACTATCAATATGTTTACGATGATGTTGTTGAAGCACATAAAAATGCATATAACCAATTAAGATCTTATTTTTGGAATAGATATAACATTATTTTAGATGAAAATTGTAACGATATTACAAGACTTTGTTTTGTATCACATGATCCCAATATACATATTAAAGATACATTTAGTTTATATAGAATTTTTAAAGAAGAGTCGATTTCAAATCCATCTGATAAAAAAAATGTTAGCAAAGCTACTAAACCTTTTAGATACTTTGAATATAAAGATATGGTTATATCTCAAAACTCTGAATTAGAAGAATTAAAAAGAGAAAAATATAAATATAATCGTAGAAGTATGCAAAGAATCTATAAGTATTTAGTTAAGAGATCTAGAAGTATAACAGCAACTTATCATAGATGGGTTTTTGTTGCACTTGCTTTATCTACTACTTTCCCCTATTTAACTGCAAGAAAATACTTCATTAAACTATGCAGACTTGATGGTCATAAACATGATGAGGTTGCTAGTTTTAAACTCTTTGATGATTGTTATAAAAAGAATAAGGGTGAATACAACTATAGTTCTATTGTTTACTATGCAAAAGAACAAGGTTACTATGGAAGCGAGAAGAAGCAAAGTACTGAAGATTAG
- a CDS encoding reverse transcriptase domain-containing protein has product MRDGDKEQYYSLNGERLFYSFLQSYSFNKTVMACNCNKDYWKNVSGTATKKQFKWIDDETIKKQYKYGIDNEKIGVPQGGALSGLIANIVLHFADYNVLNSRDPDLLYVRFCDDIILIHPDNKKCKEYYQVYVESLFKLNLFEHIPDESILSYKKSFWSTKTKICYKWANSSFPWIGFVGYEINRFGDIRVRKGSLLKEIEKQQEWVKTIHKALENGNNHKSKLEILSSVRGKLIGMAVGRPMIYNYDFCEPDMCWVTGFKMLNNNKYVRMQLRQLDRSRNIELYKMKQILKGMDNLDSKNKDDVYSRYIEEHFGKPYSYYYHALKDK; this is encoded by the coding sequence TTGCGTGATGGAGATAAGGAACAATATTATTCACTAAATGGTGAACGTCTTTTTTACTCGTTTTTACAATCTTATTCCTTTAATAAAACAGTAATGGCATGTAATTGCAATAAAGATTATTGGAAGAATGTAAGCGGAACAGCTACTAAAAAGCAGTTTAAATGGATTGATGACGAGACTATTAAAAAGCAATATAAATATGGAATTGATAACGAAAAAATTGGTGTACCTCAAGGAGGAGCTCTATCTGGTTTAATTGCGAATATTGTATTACATTTTGCAGACTATAATGTTCTTAATAGTAGAGATCCAGATTTATTATATGTAAGATTTTGTGATGATATAATTTTAATTCATCCTGATAATAAAAAATGCAAGGAATATTATCAGGTTTATGTGGAATCATTATTTAAATTAAATTTATTTGAGCATATTCCTGATGAATCAATACTTTCATATAAAAAAAGTTTTTGGAGTACAAAAACAAAGATTTGCTATAAATGGGCTAATAGCTCTTTCCCGTGGATAGGTTTTGTCGGTTACGAGATAAATAGATTTGGAGATATCAGAGTAAGAAAAGGTTCACTTCTGAAAGAAATCGAGAAACAACAAGAATGGGTGAAAACTATTCATAAAGCTTTAGAGAATGGCAATAATCATAAAAGTAAATTAGAAATATTAAGTTCAGTTAGGGGGAAGCTTATTGGTATGGCTGTAGGTAGACCTATGATATATAATTATGATTTCTGTGAGCCTGATATGTGTTGGGTAACAGGTTTCAAAATGTTAAATAATAATAAATATGTTCGAATGCAGTTAAGGCAATTAGATCGATCTAGAAATATAGAATTATATAAAATGAAACAAATCCTTAAAGGTATGGATAATCTTGATTCTAAAAATAAGGATGATGTTTATTCTAGATATATTGAAGAGCATTTTGGTAAACCTTATAGTTATTATTATCACGCATTAAAAGATAAATAA
- a CDS encoding DNA-binding protein, whose translation MARKTDIEQSEIDLICKTLEGDGFKATVDRVRAEVGKGSRTTINRMIRVYESNRDTINPEVEVTAETDMILRRLHTAISQEYIGKIKEYQKEIEELKGKMDHYLNESQKYLEEINMLKLIHTKLSEDQKVERERADDAIKRMKTIDEENYKLRDIESAYKILLDQNKELKKSQEKDKKQIESLIQRATVAETKLELLKK comes from the coding sequence ATGGCAAGGAAAACAGATATAGAGCAGAGCGAAATAGACTTGATTTGTAAGACTTTAGAGGGGGATGGGTTCAAAGCTACGGTTGATAGGGTACGAGCTGAGGTAGGCAAAGGAAGTAGAACTACTATTAACAGAATGATACGGGTATATGAGAGTAATAGAGATACTATTAACCCAGAGGTAGAAGTAACCGCAGAGACTGATATGATCCTTAGGAGACTACATACTGCCATATCACAAGAGTATATAGGTAAAATAAAAGAGTACCAGAAAGAAATAGAAGAACTTAAAGGTAAGATGGATCACTATCTTAATGAATCTCAAAAATATTTAGAAGAGATAAATATGTTAAAGTTAATACACACAAAGCTCTCAGAGGATCAGAAAGTAGAAAGAGAAAGAGCCGATGATGCTATAAAGAGAATGAAAACAATAGATGAAGAAAATTACAAGTTAAGAGATATAGAGTCTGCATATAAAATATTACTCGACCAGAATAAAGAACTAAAGAAGAGCCAGGAGAAAGATAAGAAGCAGATAGAGAGTCTTATACAGAGAGCTACTGTTGCTGAGACTAAACTAGAATTATTGAAGAAATGA